Sequence from the Cucumis sativus cultivar 9930 chromosome 1, Cucumber_9930_V3, whole genome shotgun sequence genome:
caaaagttaaaaggagTGGCACAGTCATCTAAAAGAACACTGACTATTCAATTTTTACTGATTTATGTcatattaaacttaattttgaaaagatacatatatatttttgtccttattttttattattttaaaaatcacatCACACAATTAACCATCAcccatattatatataacaaacccCTTCATCCCAATGCTTCAATAGTCTCTCTCTCGTATCATTACCAAATGGCTTCTCTTACTGCCAATGCTTCtttccttctcctcctcctctgcTGCACCCTCCTCAATGCCTTCCAAGCCGCTGCATATTCCTCCACCCCAGCCCCGGCTCCCACTCACCACAACGCCCACCACCCTGTAGCTGCCCCAACTCCAAGCTTCCACCACCGCGgacaccaccaccaccaccactcCCCGACCCAGTCTCCGACTTCCCACCACCATCCTCATTCCCCTTCCCCTGCTCCTTCCCCTGTTTACCCACTTCACCCTCCGGCTCACTACGCCCCTGTTCCCTCACCCGCTCATTCACCTAAACCGTCCACCAACATCCCAAGAAGCTTCGTTCAAGTCCAAGGCGTTGTTTATTGCAAGTCTTGCAAGTACCCCGACGTCGATACTCTTCTCGGAGCTAAACCACTTTCCGGTAAGT
This genomic interval carries:
- the LOC101210454 gene encoding non-classical arabinogalactan protein 31, producing MASLTANASFLLLLLCCTLLNAFQAAAYSSTPAPAPTHHNAHHPVAAPTPSFHHRGHHHHHHSPTQSPTSHHHPHSPSPAPSPVYPLHPPAHYAPVPSPAHSPKPSTNIPRSFVQVQGVVYCKSCKYPDVDTLLGAKPLSGATVKLSCKNTKYAPAVETATSDENGYFRLAAPKNVTSYAFHRCKVYLVKSPDSKCEKASKMNGGVDGAELKPARAFTDEEKKPVVLYNVGPLAFEPTCSR